Proteins encoded within one genomic window of Vigna radiata var. radiata cultivar VC1973A unplaced genomic scaffold, Vradiata_ver6 scaffold_411, whole genome shotgun sequence:
- the LOC106755460 gene encoding ctenidin-3-like, with amino-acid sequence MVVVLVDVVLVVVVVVVTGLVVIVVLGAAAVAAAVAVAIVMVAVTAVAAMMATVMVAVVVVAVVVAVTVAIDGGDDSDEDGEGGGGDSGGGDDNGSDGGGDSGGVDEGGGDDGCGGGCGGGRGGVRDGAG; translated from the exons atggtggtggtgttaGTGGATGTGGTGTtagtggtggttgtggtggtggtgacgGGGCTGGTGGTGATTGTGGTTTTGGGGGCGGCGGCggtggcggcggcggtggcAGTGGCGATAGTGATGGTTGCGGTGACGGCGGTGGCAGCGATGATGGCGACGGTgatggtggcggtggtggttgtagcagtggtggtggcggtgaCGGTGGCAAT TGACGGTGGCGACGATAGTGACGAGGATGgtgaaggtggtggtggtgacaGCGGTGGTGGTGACGATAATGGTAGCGACGGTGGTGGTGATAGCGGTGGTGTTGACGAAGGTGGTGGCGACgatggttgtggtggtggttgtggtggcggTCGTGGTGGTGTTAGGGATGGTGCTGGTTGA